A segment of the Halogeometricum sp. S3BR5-2 genome:
AACGTCGATTCGGAGGAGAGACACCACGTGAAGGTGCCGATGCGCATCCTGAACACGCTGGTCTGGCGCGGGTTGCCCGGCGAGCGGACGGAACTCGCGCCGACGGTGACCGAGTACGTCAAGGGAATCCGCGACGACGACGAATTCCTGCGGAGAGAGGGGCTGATACTCCCCGGCGAGGTGGCCGGGCTGAACTACGACCACGGCGACTTCACCGATATCGACGGGTCGCCGTACCAGTACCACGAACTGCTCGGCGCGGTGTGGCGCGAGCCGATATACGAGTTCTTGGAGGACGAGGAGCGGGCGGTGACGCTGTCGTCGCTGATGCACGTCGACGGCGAGGGCGTTCCCTACCTCTCGCGACTGGTCGAGGCGTCGGGACTCTCTCTCGACGAGTGGCTCTCGGAGTTCTTCGGGACGGTGCTCCCGCCGCTCCTGCACTACCTCTACCGCTACGGGACGGTGTTCTCCCCGCACGGGCAGAACACCATCCTCGTCGTCGAGGACGGCGTTCCGTCCAGGCTCGCGGTCAAGGACTTCGTCGACGACGTGAACGTGAGCGACAGACCGCTCCCCGAGTTGGAGGCGCTCCCGGACGAGATGCACGAGGTGCTGCGGAAGGAACCGCCGGAGGAACTGTGTCAGTTCGTCTTCTCGGGCCTGTTCGTCTGCGTCCTCCGGTACGTCGCGGACGTGCTCGAACGGCACGAGAACTACCTCGAAGAGAGGTTCTGGGCGCACACGCGGGAGGCGATTCTGGCCTACCAGTCGGAGTTCCCCGAACTAGAGGAGAGATTCGAACTGTTCGACCTGCTCCGGCCGGAGTTCACGAAGCTCACGCTGAACCGAAACCGCATCTTCGAGTACGGGTACGACGACGCCCCGGGCCGTCCGCACGCCGCAGAACACGGCACGGTGCGAAATCCGCTACACGCCGTCGCCGCGAGATGTCCGGACGACGCGGCGCGACCGAACGCGGCGGACGACTGAGCCGAGAGCGGCGGCCGCCGCCTCGGCGCGCCGGTCACTCGCTGTCCCGCCACTCGTCTTCGAGCAGGCCGTAGTCGACGCAGTCGCGCCACTCTCCCCCGACGAACGCCTCCTCGCGGGCGACGCCCTCGCGCTCGAAGCCGACCTTCTCCAAGACCCGCTGTGAGGCATCGTTGTCGACGAACGTGACGGCCTTCAGCCGGTGGAGACCGAGTTCGTCGAAGCCGTACTCGACCATTGCAGCGACGGCGGCCGTCGCGTAGCCCTCGTTCCAGTGCTCGTGTGCGATCCAGTAGGCTAACTCGGCGAACCGGAACTCGACGGCGTTCGACTCCTCGCGGACGAGGTAGACGAATCCAACGCGCTCGTCCCCGGCGCGGACCAACAGGCCGACGCTCTCCTCGTTCTGACCCATCGTCCCGCCGAGGCGGGCGGTGACCTGGTCGGCGCTGGTCGGCGTGATGACCGCGCGCGACGACCGAACCCGCGGGTCGTTCTCGTGTTCGCAGAGGAACTCGAGGTCCGACTGGTCGGCGGGGCAGAGCGTGACGCCGTCGCCGCGGAGAAACA
Coding sequences within it:
- a CDS encoding GNAT family N-acetyltransferase — translated: MSGPVFLRGDGVTLCPADQSDLEFLCEHENDPRVRSSRAVITPTSADQVTARLGGTMGQNEESVGLLVRAGDERVGFVYLVREESNAVEFRFAELAYWIAHEHWNEGYATAAVAAMVEYGFDELGLHRLKAVTFVDNDASQRVLEKVGFEREGVAREEAFVGGEWRDCVDYGLLEDEWRDSE
- a CDS encoding IucA/IucC family protein — encoded protein: MNPNDDIRDDALDEDVWETVERRLLAKMLEEFAYEEILDPERVETGAGSDRKAGSDADAATYRVDLGDAAYRFRAEERLLDSLSVDIGSVERRSAGGGEEDGADGGNEGKRTGWTPLNDPLTLLRDVGESTDLDGLTEGNLVREYKRTLLADAHVEARERKRANGGGEFDPLDLGYAELEGEMDGHPWITYNKGRLGWGYDDYRRYAPEAKEPVALSWVAVSKEKATFVSTADLDHDSLVRGELGDRYGEFRERLESKGLDPEEYYLLPVHDWQWEHSVVPLFPDDIARDDIVPLGEGPDEYLPQQSVRTFVNVDSEERHHVKVPMRILNTLVWRGLPGERTELAPTVTEYVKGIRDDDEFLRREGLILPGEVAGLNYDHGDFTDIDGSPYQYHELLGAVWREPIYEFLEDEERAVTLSSLMHVDGEGVPYLSRLVEASGLSLDEWLSEFFGTVLPPLLHYLYRYGTVFSPHGQNTILVVEDGVPSRLAVKDFVDDVNVSDRPLPELEALPDEMHEVLRKEPPEELCQFVFSGLFVCVLRYVADVLERHENYLEERFWAHTREAILAYQSEFPELEERFELFDLLRPEFTKLTLNRNRIFEYGYDDAPGRPHAAEHGTVRNPLHAVAARCPDDAARPNAADD